GATAGCCGACCTTGGTGCGGATGTGGATGTACTCGTAGGGGCGGTACTCCGGCCTGTGGTGATGCTTCGAGTGCTCAATTTCAGCGAAGTAGACGTTGATTCCGCACAGCGCAATGGCCGGGAAGGCCACGAACAAACTCAGCCTCTTCCACAGAAGCTCACCAGCTGCACAGACAAAGAGTACCATGAGCAACCACATGTGCCCCAGATGACATGTAATTTAAAGATCAGGCGCATTAATGCACTGAACAGAAAGAAGACAGTGCCCCGGCGTTCAAGAAGCCACACCGACGTCCTATCTGTCTCCACCCCTCACGGTCGAAACACCGCAAGCTACGAGCGGATTAACGAATTAACAGCGCCATACTGACCTGCGTGGTCATGTGTATCCGCGTGCTGGGAAAACCGAGCAGCCGATTTCGAGAAGTTGCGAAAAGCTTGCCGGAGGGTTAGGCTCGCCATGATGATGCCCTCGGTGTCCTTTCGATCGAGCGGATTCGAGTCGAGAGACTGGCGGTGCGTTGACTTTCGCTGGCTTGTTaaactgatgatgataatgtacaaaAAATTCAGCTGCCGTAACAAAACAATTcaacaaaaaaaacataatcAAGAAATTTTAATCAAAACACAAGTTAGTTTATTttataattaaataaataaacagtatGGCTATATTTTGCGTTTGTAACACACAAAAACATAGCCTTTGAGATTAAATACTTAAACTTAGAGataaccatagagtttcatacaatagttGTATAAAACTCTAGGAAGATAACCATCAACAAACTTGTTTAAACTGTACTTATTTATTAGCGCCCCCAAAACATAAACTATTTCAATCATTTAAGTAATTTGGTGAGATATGCGTGCTTTGGTTTCGGTTTCTGAGAGTTACTTACGTCACACTAGTAGGAGACGTAGTAAATTCTGTGTGTCACACActgcgcattttttttattttttttatccgATGGCAGAAACAGCGCAGCATCAGGTGAATTCGCCGGGGCGATCACATCACGGTTACCGCGGCAACAACGGCATGTCCTCAAACGCCAACATCGTTGCTCGTCGCCGGACGAAGGGCTGGCGGTTTTCCTCGCCGCGATGAAATCGAATTTCATGCAAGGAACTCTCGTTACATGGGCAACAGCCAGCCGAAACCGAGCTCCGAGGAGTACCATCAGCCGCAGCCGTGTCGGAGATGGAGCTCGGCGCAGTCTCAGGTGAACAAGCGCACCCCCGAGCCGCTCTGCGCCTTCCCGTATGCAGGAAGTGGCGACGTGCGCCTATGTGTGCATGCCGCGCGAGCCGTCTTGTTACGGGTGCGTGCATCGGAATGTTCGCGGCGGTCCTTGTGGCGCGAGGCGCGCGCACACGCCTTTTAGGCGCGCGAGAATTCCTTTTGTGCTCTACGCTTGTCTGCCCAACTGGCGCAGCGCGTGAAAAAAAGTGGGTCTAAGGCGCGCTTTTTGCTCCCGTCCGTAGCAGCGTGCTTTCGCATCGCGTCGATGTGGTACGGGGAAAAAAAGAACGCTGTGTCTAAAGGTACGTCGGACGTACCCGAATACCAAAAGCTAAAGGTACGTCCGACGTACCCGAAACCGTGAGTCTAAAGATACTTCGGACGTACCAGAATACTAAAAGCTAAAGGTACGTCCGACGTGCGCTTTCTCGCAAGTTTTCACTCAAGCGACTCAAGTTCCACCTGCCCGTCCGTCGTTTTCAAGCAGTTCGCACGACTGACCTCTTAGACGCGCGgatccgagaaaaaaaaagttttcgtcAACGAGTTTGTAGTTGGACGCGCAGACGTTGCACCGGTTACATCAGACGTTGCACGGGTTGCACTTTCTCGCCTACTCAAGCTTGGTTTATACCACGGAAATGTTTATTCCTCCGTGGTTTACACGCAGCTATTATATCGCttgattaggaaaaaaaaaaagttttcgccATCGGGTCGATTTCGATGCAAGTAGTACAAATCAATCCATTCCAATCCAGTTCTTGGAGTCCGTCCGAGTCTGTCAGGTGTTCTGTGAGTCTGTCTTATCCATAGTCTTATCCGTCCTACTTGTGTGGCGCCATTCTCCCGTCTCTTCAGTCAGCGTGttacaggtgttctgtggtgacCGTTCCGCAGCACGTGCGGCGCCAGTCAAGTGTTCCCGTTCCGCAGCTCGTGTGATGGCTGGCAGCAAAATGAAAGTTGGGGACAAATTTCCAACGTTCAGGGAACTGGAAGCTGCTGTGAAAGGATACAGTGAAGAGAAGTTCGTGCAGTTTTACAAACGTGACTGTCGAACTGTCACAGCGGCGAAGACCAAAGTGAAGCGTTTTCTGAACGAACGACTTGGAATGTATCAGGTGGTTTACTGCTGTATCAAGGGGGGCAAGTCTTTCAAGAGCCGCAGCAAGGGGGAAAGAGATACCAGGTGAGGGCCAGCACTGGTCATTGTTTCCTTTGTGTTTCTTTCTGTGCTGCCAATCCACCATGGTCAGCGACGTGGTTGCGTTGTACACATCATGCATTTAGACGATTGTTTCCTGAGAGACATTGAGCATGTGACAACGGATCACTTTCAGCACCTTTCAGGCTGGATGTCCGGCGTTCGTGAAGTGCAGGGCCTCTGACGATGGGAACTTCCTGGAGGTTATTGAAATGAATGAGGACCACAACCATGAGTTATCGAAGGTATGGAGTTCCTAAGCATCCTTAAAAGTGTGCGACAGTATCTTAATGCCCTGTCCTTCATCCCTCACCATGTGTTGTTAAATTAAGCCAATACAGCTTTTGCTGTTACCTGTTCATATTGGTTAGTGAAGTTCAGTTCTGTTTTTTCACAGAAACAAACCTGAGTTTTGAGGTTATACAGGGTGACATGCACCACTGAAATATACTTTTGACGAAATGTTTGACGTGCTTACTTGATCGCGCAAAATGTTCTCGCTCAATTCTCATTGAGCTGGTAGCACCAGCACAGGGGATGCGAAGTTTTGCGATGTCAAATTAATGGGATCAAAGCAGTACATGCAGGTTCATTTCTTATTCACACTCAGAGGAATTCCTGCTGCATCATTATTACATTGAGGCAGATTAACTGCAACTTGCTTGTCATCAAAGCCGCCATTCTACAGTGCTACTACATTCAGGAACTGTGTCCTTGACATCACATGCGAGCCATATATAGGAAACACAGATTTACAGTTACAAGCATGATAAGGTGAGATTGAAGTGAGCTTGCTTGTGCTAAGAACCTAGATGCCATATATGCAGAATGTTGTCTGCACTTGTTTGCTTCACTCTGTGAGCTTGACATTGCATAATGCAGTTAACCTATAATTGCATATGTAGTTCAGTTTAACATTGAATGAAaagtttattttattgcagttactCTACAGCCACCTGCCACAAACCAGAGCATTAAGAGAACCAGGGGCCAAGGAGGAAGCCACACAGCTCTTGGCTTTGCATGCCAACAAGAAGTTGGTTAAGAAAAGGATAGAAGAAAAGACGGGGAAACTTGTCCTGCTCAAAGACTTGAGCAATGCGGCCTCTTCCCTCAGACCACAGACAAGGAATGACCTCATTAAGACTGCAGCTCTTCTGCAAAATGAGCATGGTAAGCACCTGATATTGTAGCACAAGTTTTTAAATAATTGCATCTGGGTTTTCCAGTGGGCTTCAGAGAAACTCGTATGTACAGTCGGCCAAATCTTTTACATTTAGACCATGAAATTTATTTCTACAGGTACAGACTACCACATCCTTGCTGATGGGGAAAACTTCCAAGGAATTTTGCTGTCCAATGAGTCTATGCGGTCAAATATGGATGCCTACCCAGAATTCCTAGGAATTGATGCCACCTACAAGCTTCTAGAAATACGAACACCAGTCTATGTGATGCACGTTGAAGACTCCAATGGAGACACAGAGACAGTATGTGTTGCAATTCTTGTGAATGAGTCTGCACCCACTATCAAATGGATGTTGGAAAAGTTCAAGGAACTGCACCCATCTTGGCCAAAAGTAAAGTGTGTCATGGCAGACAAGGACCTTTTGGAGCGTGACCTTCTCAAAGAAAGCTTCCCGCAGTCGAAGGTGCTCATCTGTGTGTTCCACACTTTAAAGACTTTTCGACGCGAGATTGCCTGCAACAAGATGAACATCACTGCAGAGGAAAGGGACCAAGCCCTGGCACTGCTCCAGAAGATGGTCCTGTCACGATCGAGTGAAAAATTTGAGGAGCTTCAACTGGAATTTGACAATAATGTTTGCCAAGAGATCCGCTCTTACTATGACAAAAACTGGCGTCCCATCAAGGATGAGTGGTACACTGGACCCAAGTTTATGTCTGAAAACTTTAACAACACTACCAACAACAGAATTGAAAGTCTGAACGCAAAACTGAAAAGTGTTATAAAAAAGAATAGCTCCCTTGAAGAGTTTGTGTGCTCACTTTTCACAGTATTGAACGCCTTGAGCGATGAACGTGACCACAGAGCATTGACAAGCATATCCAAAAGACCTTGCAAAGCACCTTCTAGCCCTGAAGAAGCTATGTATCAGGAATCATTGACTCCCTATGCCTTTAAGCTTGTAAGGGAGCAGATCTACCTGTCAGCCAAGCGAGTACCAAGTGACCAAAAAGCAGATGTGTTCACATTCGAGGCGTCGTCTGGCAACACGTCAACAACAAAAACTAACTGCAATTGTTCCTTTTGGAACGCTATGAGACTGCCATGCCGGCATGTGTTTGCAGTTAGGCGGACTCTGAACATTAGTCTCTTTGATGACAAACTTTTTCTAAAAAGGTGGTCCAAGGCATATTACTACTGTCATCAGAGAGCCTTCCTTTCTCAAGAGAAGTGCACAACTGAACATTCCATTTCGGAGCAGGCTGCAAAACCTCGGAGGCCAATGTCGCAGCATGAGAAATACAGGGAGGTATTTCCTACATGCAAGTACATAGCTCAACTTGCTGCAGAAGAAACAGGTGAAAGATACCAGGGCCGTCTAAAAGTTTTGTTGGCACTCTCTGAGGCATGGGAGCAAGGGCGCGAAATTGAAATCGTGGAAGTGTTGCGTCATGAAGCCTCATCCCCTTCATCACCAGAGCAAGTCAGACGCCAGCTGGAGCTGACTGTGTCCGTAGAAGAGAATGCAGAGTCACCCAAAGCTGCATCAGGTGAGGATTGGGACACGTCTGAAACTGCAGATCAGAATAATTCACATGATCAACCAGATCTGCCTCAAGCACCTTTAAGCCATACCGGGGCAGAACCACTTCATACCACTCCTGAGAAAGAGCAGCGTGCCCATAATGCAGGTGCATGCGAAACTCCTGATGAAGTGAGAAAGGCACAGCCACGCGAGAATACCTTGGCCCCTGCAAGCAGCGCCGGGCCTTCAGACTACATGCGCGAACGCCTCGGAAAGCTGAAAGTGCCCGCTAAGGTGAAGTCACGAGGTCGACCCAAAGGGGCGGAGAAAACCGTTATTGGGCTTCCACGACGGCGGCAGGGACCCCACAAATCAGCAGCAACACTGCAGCCATTTCGCGATCTGCCTCCTCAGGAAAAGGAGCTCAGGATCCTAAGTTGCTTAGTTCCTCAGGGCCTGCTAAGTGAGGTTCAGCAGGGGAAACTGCTACTCGGTGAGTTGTGAGATTTACCTTTATTTATGCTTAAATTTCCTATTTTGTTGCAACTTCAGTCGCTATCTAAGGTGTAGTACGAAGGTGTCTGATATCACCTATAGGGCTGCAACTACAGCTACATTCTGTAAGAATATTGAGTGTTCAATTCACAAAATAAACCTGAGCCCTAGAAATAAGTTCCCCTTGTTCAGATTCATAGCATTCTGTTGTACCTTAAAGCCATCTGATGGCAGGTTCAGAACACTTATTCAGTAATTTTTACAGGTGAGGACCAGGTGGAAACCATACCTTCCAGGATTCCAGAGACAATCCTCGACGAGGAAGTTCACCTTGACTGTGTCCAGAAATACTTCACTGAAGACGGCTGGACAGCTGTGCTGGCAACAGTCAAGGTGAAGAAGCAAACCATAAAGTGGAAATGCAACGAATGTCGGGACCTGTTAGAAGAGGACCCTTCTGTGATTTGTGACTTATGTTTGTGTTGGTTCCACCAAATCTGTACTTCACTGAGCAGCCGCAACAGGAATAGTTCCTGGTTTTGTGCGAAGTGTGTAGCAGCAGCCCAAATGTAAAGGAGCTGCTCCGTGAGTGGAACACAGCGATGGGAAACCTGCTGCAATTGCTCCTACGTGCTATATTTTGTTAAAGCTGGTCCATACATGCTACAAATGAGCAAAATTACTCCAACCTGCTACGTTTTGTGAAAGCTACTACATTAATGCTACAAATGAGCAGAATTGCTCCAAAGCTTCTACGCAAGCAGGGTTTGCTTCTACGCAAGCAGGGGAGCTCGCAAGCAGGGTTTGCTTAAGCACAACAAAAGATGGCTGAGTGTATGCCCCACTGGCATGCTTATAAAAAATGGAAGAAAGCTTAGTGCTGTTTCATGCGAGTGACATTTACATGTATTGTGTGTCTGTGTATTTGTTCCTATTATTCTTCATACAATTGTGATCCTTTGATTAAAGCTTGCATTAGTTGTGCCTTCAGTGAACACTGAATTCATTCATTGTATACATAGTTTGCATTGACGTCACCATGGCCGCCATCTTAGGGCCCCCAGCTACTTTGAGATGCTGGGTTAGCTCAAACGGTGACATAGGATTTGTGCCGGTGCCCTTCGCGTTCCTTTGATTCCCCACAGCGCGCCTTGCGAACAGAAGAAAGTGGGGACATCACAAAAGAACACGGGGACCGAACAACTGTGTGTCCTCCTCTGCAATGGTACTCTCTAATGACATAAAAAGTCACGGTTGCCGCCATCTCAGAGCACCCAGTGCAGAGAACCtgtctgtgatgtcacgtgaaaaCTATGTATAATAAGAGCATTAAAATGCTATCTGGCCTGTCTTTTTCGTTTTTGCAACCTGCTAAGGAGgagatcatgagagcacccaggcgTAGGCGGCTAGCTAGTTAGTGATCTAACTTGGCTAACCAGATAAATAAATTCGTttggtttgctaagaaatgctttgcatttaaaaatctTACATCTTGTTTTTTTCCCTGCAGTAATTAGCTAACGACCCGCTCATCTGGAAACCTCGTGGACTCAAGCGCGCTGGTTAGTTTTTGGGAGCCGGTCGCAGTTACGGTTTCAAAGGTCAGCGAGTAGGTCGGCTCCCAGAATGGTTTTCGTGCAAACTCAGCTGGCTACATAGGCGCATATCACACAAAACCGCGTTCGCGAGAGTACCGCACAGAACTCTTTGCCCGAAAATTGCTCTGCCGAGGGAAGGACATCAGCCTCTGTACTTACGTGCGAGCCTCCCCCTTTCCGTTCAAAAGATCTGCTAGGAGAGAACGGCACCGCCGA
The sequence above is drawn from the Rhipicephalus microplus isolate Deutch F79 chromosome 3, USDA_Rmic, whole genome shotgun sequence genome and encodes:
- the LOC119161400 gene encoding zinc finger SWIM domain-containing protein 3-like; its protein translation is MAGSKMKVGDKFPTFRELEAAVKGYSEEKFVQFYKRDCRTVTAAKTKVKRFLNERLGMYQVVYCCIKGGKSFKSRSKGERDTSTFQAGCPAFVKCRASDDGNFLEVIEMNEDHNHELSKLLYSHLPQTRALREPGAKEEATQLLALHANKKLVKKRIEEKTGKLVLLKDLSNAASSLRPQTRNDLIKTAALLQNEHGTDYHILADGENFQGILLSNESMRSNMDAYPEFLGIDATYKLLEIRTPVYVMHVEDSNGDTETVCVAILVNESAPTIKWMLEKFKELHPSWPKVKCVMADKDLLERDLLKESFPQSKVLICVFHTLKTFRREIACNKMNITAEERDQALALLQKMVLSRSSEKFEELQLEFDNNVCQEIRSYYDKNWRPIKDEWYTGPKFMSENFNNTTNNRIESLNAKLKSVIKKNSSLEEFVCSLFTVLNALSDERDHRALTSISKRPCKAPSSPEEAMYQESLTPYAFKLVREQIYLSAKRVPSDQKADVFTFEASSGNTSTTKTNCNCSFWNAMRLPCRHVFAVRRTLNISLFDDKLFLKRWSKAYYYCHQRAFLSQEKCTTEHSISEQAAKPRRPMSQHEKYREVFPTCKYIAQLAAEETGERYQGRLKVLLALSEAWEQGREIEIVEVLRHEASSPSSPEQVRRQLELTVSVEENAESPKAASGEDWDTSETADQNNSHDQPDLPQAPLSHTGAEPLHTTPEKEQRAHNAGACETPDEVRKAQPRENTLAPASSAGPSDYMRERLGKLKVPAKVKSRGRPKGAEKTVIGLPRRRQGPHKSAATLQPFRDLPPQEKELRILSCLVPQGLLSEVQQGKLLLGEDQVETIPSRIPETILDEEVHLDCVQKYFTEDGWTAVLATVKVKKQTIKWKCNECRDLLEEDPSVICDLCLCWFHQICTSLSSRNRNSSWFCAKCVAAAQM
- the LOC119172371 gene encoding cytochrome c oxidase subunit 6A2, mitochondrial; translation: MASLTLRQAFRNFSKSAARFSQHADTHDHAAGELLWKRLSLFVAFPAIALCGINVYFAEIEHSKHHHRPEYRPYEYIHIRTKKYPWGDGNRGIFFNPKKNWVPGGYVE